The genomic region aggccacgttcagctgtctggttcaatgatagaattgagattcaaatagtgacaggttgctagcccatcgcctaaaagaagaatcccaagtttgtaagttcATGGGGCCGAAGCCATCATGAAGAGGTCCTTTGTTATCTTTTGTTCTAAAGCGAGATGGCTGCAGCTACGGAAATCTGTCCCTTGATGGACCATTAggaagttatattatttaatactagctttgcccgcgactccgtccgcgtgaaatagttattttgggcatcattgaagccctcaagggtgaataattttccccgttttttatatattcaattatttctctgctccttatagttgcagcgtgatgttatatagcctaaagccatcctcgataaatggtctattcgacgcaaaaagtatttttcaattcgaaccagtagttattgagattagcgcgttcaaacataaaaactctttaactttataatattagcatagaTAATTATTAGTAAGTAATCACTTAAGATTGAGTGATTCCAATGTGCCGGGATCAAGACATGACACATCATTAATAGCTTCCTTGATTAaccttatatatttactttttcaggTTTTTCAACGCGATTCAACACTAGTAGGAATTCACAATGAATATCTAGTTGATTAGTTTTTGTacgaataaatacataatttgttatttttgtagaaATTTGTACGCCTCGTTCAGAGTTATAGAACTGTGATTAATTGATTGTATTATAATGTGGTCAAgtcagataataaaataaataaatatatacgggacaaattacacacattgagttagcctcgaagtaatttcGACACTTGActtcgcgggcggcctctggTAGATAATAAGAGAGGTTTGCACAACAAAGTACGTCCCTTCACACATCGTCGCCATTTTGAACCGCCCTCTGAAAAGATGATTCTCAGTCAGACCTGCATGTATGTTactccgcgattatctcgcgttacgCTGAACCGCTTTTGATGTGGTTTACAGCAAAGTGTTTGTAACGCTTAGGAGAAGGATTaagaaatttaaccgacttggATAAAGGAGGAAATTGTTTGGTGGTGGTTcccttttttacaaaagttatgaTTTTGGTTCAACTCATGGATTTTGGTTGATTGATTGATGAACTCTGAACGTCGCAgtacattaattaatgtacacacattataaatattatcgtAGTTTATGTTCGGAAAATTtgagtattttgttttgtgtaaatattaCTAGGAGACATTTTGAATACCATCcgatacgggttaggttcccctgcaaaggttgcggaggtcagacgggagtcgcttcgtgtaaaaacctgactcacccaatccagggtccatggtcaaaggcgtacctcgggctcctctccagagaggtgatgaTGTGACCAGGTCAAACGCCGGATGAAAGAACATTTTGGTACACAGACCAGTTCATCCGGGTGAAATGTCAGGGGAATAGTAATTTTCACACGAAATTTTGCCGCTACTTATAAGATGTAAAGTTTACATGACAATACGTTTAATGCAAACGACATTgtttattagtaaaaaaaaagatagtaAAATTGCTGCAATTTTTTTCAGTcctagattttaataaattgaaatttcataGTCATAATTTATAAGTCGTTGAAATTTATTGAGAGTTTAAACAgggtatataaattaatatattagaaTGTCTATAAATTAGTCTGAATTTTTGAAGAGTTTGGTAAATTgactaaaatattatgattattaattgtataactCTTCGGAGATTGTAAACGAATTACAGAAATATTGAAGTATCTATACAAatagttttgtattttgtcTACGTAAACAGATTTGGTAATAAAAACTTGATTATAAGATTTTTGTGTGTTTTCTTCAATCACATTCCCATCActtttattaatgattttttttacgtaaTAACCATAAAGTAGGTGATATTATTTGCCCACTATTTCTTATAGATATAGgactgttttttctttttaaaatttcatcttcCCTTTATTTTTTAGCGACAAAAAAAACCCTAGTTATgtgaaaaaatacacaaaataaaaatacatataggactttaatttcagaataataatattgcaatttaatataaataatttagacaACATTATTTACAAAGCTCAATTCGAAAACGCAAAACGCGCCAACCGTTCCAGTGTTGCCGTGtacgaaaacaaaattatctgAATTTCACCACAATTGTATCGCCGTTTTTTATAGAGAAATAACTGAGCTCCTTCATCAAATTGTCCAGCCATATCTCTGCACCTTTCATTTGTTCGTCGATGAGATATAATTTCGGGATTCCATTTTTTCCTTTGCCGAAGAATTTTTGCGCCAAAATCACTAGTTTCTGAACGATCATTGTCGATGGGAATTTCTTTTTGAACGATTTCCCCGTCTCGTCTTTGAGCGTAATTTCTAACAGTTGCGAAGTGAGTGTTGTTATTTTCGGCTGTTTCACAAGAAGACTGTCTTCTGGGATGCCGTAttctgtgaaaaaaaaaatgaacatacatatagtcacgtctatatcacctGCGGGTAGCCAGAGCCGACAGCCttgactggaaggccacgttctgatCTACAActgaatgatagaactgacattcaaatagtgacaggttgctagcccatcatctaaaagaagaatcccaagtttatataaagaattaaatttataaaatcaacctattttcaagacattaaaaaacatatattgtatttttgttcatattaattaaaaattaaattaaatattcaaatttgtcacaggataaataatttatttcttactagaggccgcccgcgacttcgtccgcatggaaaccctatcaatctccgaactccgggataaaaagtagcctacttatatgttattctggatcttcagctacctacataccaaatttcatcgtaatcggttcagtagtttttgcgtgaaagtgtaacaaacatccatactgacaacatgacatacaacatacatatggtcacgtctatatcccttgcagggtagacagagccaacagtctggaaaagactgaatggccacgttcagctatttggcttaatgacagaattgagattcgaatagtggcaggttgctagtctatcgcctaaaaaagaatcccaagtttgtgagccaatcccttgtcgccttttacgacatccatgggaaagaaatgggagtggttctattcttttttggtattggttccgggaaccacacggcactttataatataagtaggattaTATTTTAGGCTAATAAACCCCGGAGCGTTAATACAAATGCATTACACAAATTATCCTTACTCTGTATAAGTTCATCAAACCGACAATGCTCCAAATCGAATGCAATCTTCTTTGCAATATCGCTTTGTGCCATTTTCCATTCAGCTCCATATTGTTTCATATAGTCATACTCCGCCCCGCGGCGTTCCTCGCGTGTTATTACTGTGCCATTTAGttcctgaaaaataaaaagtgtaaacaacttacatacattaataatcgtcacgtctatatcccttgcggggcagacagaggccaaaagtctcgaaaagactgaaagggccacgttcagctgtttggcttaatgataaaattgaggacatcgccttaaataagaatcaCATTAAtattagtcacgtctatatcccttgcggggtagacagagccaacagtgtcgaAAAGacttgaaaggccacgttcagctgtttcgcttaatgataaaattgaggacatcgccttaaagcagaatcacaagtttataagcctatccttagttGATTATTACGAATTGATCTtactcttttttctttttattcgcgccgggaaccacacggcacaaattaaTTACCTGTAGTGTTCCAATTTTAGCGATTATCAGTTGGGAACAATTATCGTAACTGTCCGTGTCCAAGATTGGATTCCGTAGAAAATAGAGTTTCTTTAGTGATTTCAACTTGTTCAGCTCGCTGATAGAACGCCActgaaatgataaaaaataacgcCGGATTTACATTACGTAATTAGTGGGTTTTGAAATttgattaaacaaaaaaaatatgcgcGTAGTACGAAACTCAACTCCAGTTTCACAAAAGTAATGAATGCATGCATTGTAAAACTGAACGtttgcatacatacgtacatatggtcacgtttatatcccttgcggggtagacagagccaacagtcttgaaaaaactgataggccgcgttcagctgtttggcttagtaatagaattgagattcaaatagtgacaggttgctggcccatcgcataaaaaagaatccaagtttgtaggcctatcccttagtcgccttttatgacatccttagaaaagagatgggagtatgcctattcttttttctattggagccgggcaccacacggcacaaataatttggctctgtctaccccgcagggaatAAAGACGGGacaatatgtacgtatgtatatatttatgtactcaCATTATCAATCCGATTCCTATTCAAAAACAACACTTCCAGATTCTCAAACGCGTCCACTTCGCCACTAATGTCGTTGCCAAAATTAATATCGCTTATAACGCAATCGTTCAAACTCAAAGTCTTCAAATTCCTCATTTTGCCCAAATTCAACACTTCCTCGAATGTATCAATCGGATTCCCGTCCAGTCTTAGAATGGTCAACGTTCTCAATCCAGCCGGCGGTGTGATCTTCCTGATACGATTGTGGGCCGCTATCAGCTCGTTCAGTTTCGGGAACATATGGGATAGAGTGCATACATCTGACCATTCGTAATTGCACACAGATATGTTGAGTTTTTGCAGGTTGGAAAAGTTTATGGACAGCTGTGATAGTGCTTCCTCGGGCATGTCGATAGACATGCGATTTTTGCTGGAAAAAAAAGGGAAcaagtattataatttatatattatatttataagtaaatattataatttatatttataagttacacCGATTTATGTACCTGTGATGGTGTCTTAatctatttttacttatacatacatacatatatacttgccgtgtggttcccagcaccaataaaaaaataataagaacactgcatctcgttcccatggatgtcgtaaaaggcgactaagggataggcttgtaaacttgggattctctttttaggcgatgggctagcaacctgtcactatttgaatctcaattccatcataaatccaaacagctgagcgtggccaatcagtcttttcaagactgttggctctgtctaccccgcaaaggatatagacgtgattatatgtatgtatgcatacatacatacgtacgtaCACGTCTATAgtttagtgatagaattgatattcaaaagcgaaggaagtagtgcagagatagtggcaagtggaaagactaagtctctgcctaccccaccgggaaagatccgtgattttatgaatgtaagtATCTTCTTTTCATCAACTAGTTGCCAAACTAATCTCACCTCACATCCAGTTCAGAAAGGTTTGGCAGTTGTGCTGAGAGTTGTATCACCTCGCGCCAGTTGCTAAAAAGATTGCGAGACACGTCGAGACTCCTCACGTTGGGGCTCAGGGTGGAAACGTCACCAGCCCTGGAGACGTTCTGATCGTGGACGCACACTTCTTGGAGGCGGTCGAATTTTCTAGAACACAATACAtgaccgaggtgggattcgaacctgtgcctttatgcgcatcacgcattttaaattggcaccttaccgattctaCCACTATGCTCtaagggaacctaacccacctatactaatattataaagatgaatagtttagtttgtttgaatgcgctaatctcaggaacttgtggcacgaattgaaaaattattttgtgttgtatagaccatttgtcgaggaaggctttaggctatatattatcgcgctgcaacttttaggagcgaagatataatggaaaatgtgaaaaaaaaacggtcatccttgagggcttcaatgatgcccaaaataactattccacgcggacaaaagTAAAGATTATTCTATAAAGTATTAAATGAACAATATTGTCATAAATATGGccgaaaataactattccacgcggacgaagtcacgggcacagctagtattataaacCGATGTTTGCAGTTAAAAAATCGACATTGGATATCTATCAAGACCATTAGAAGactaaaatgtaattttaagtatttctgTCTTTATGTTTTTACTCGCATGACGTTAAAACTATTGTTCTGATttgaatgcggttttcacAGATGTATAAGATTTGTTccacataaaaaaatggtatAATTCCACAATTGACAGCATTTCAAATCTCTTACATAGTTTataagttaggtttttacacaaccCATATTGATTAACAGTGACGGCTggactagatgaatgtgcccGTTCCTTTAGTCACCGTCATGACAATGTGATGGAGTGGTAAAGTGACACTACACTCACTGTTTCTGATGGATCTTCTCAAAGCCAACCATTTCGATGAACGGAGCGCCCATCTCTCTCTTCCACTCATTGATCACTGTTCTGCGGTGGGCCGCTACAGTTTCATCCTGGAATgaaacataatatatgtaaaaactcactaacttttttgtattggtgctgtgtggttcctggcaccaatacaaaaaagaataggaccactccatctctttcccatggatgtagaaAAAGGCTACTtaagggtaggcttataaacttgggattcttcttttaggcgatgggctagcaacctgtcactatttgaatctaaattctatcattaagccaaatagctgaacatggccatttagtcttttcaaggctgttggctctgtctaccctgcaagggatatagactataGATAGTATAATCATGTCCACggagtcgtcctattcttttttctattggtgctggtaaccacacagcacaaataaattgaataaattcaCTTGTATCAggaataagtttataaattaaggATTATTcatttaggcaatgggctagcaacctgtcattatttgcatttcaattccaacataaataaatagaaataaagctgaacatggccttaagtctttttaagactgttgactgtctttctttttcagggaaaaggatatagatgtgattatacatatgtatgtatgaggaatttacttaaaatttcagTCTGTTTCATGCAAAAAGGTAGGTATATGTGTGTGAAATGTTTGTAAACCGTCATTTAGCCTTTGTACAAAAAGAACAGCAATTCAGAATTCAGAATGATGGGTAGGTGGCTTACTACATAATGGTAGATATATGGTAGTAAGACATACAAGCTTTACTTTACTAGGCTAGAGATCAAGCCCAGAATTAGCAGTATGACAGTCCGTCACTCTAGTTATTAAAGAAACTAATTTGTGGTTTGAATGCGTATTTGTAACCATAGGCTCTTAAAATCACTTTAGATCATTACAACTTTATTGTAAACAATGACAACATTGATGACAAAAATCACATTCTAAAACCTTGCAGTATGACTCATAGATGGGCCCACTCATCAACTAAGCTTGGACAAAAATTGCAGATTTACCTCCCTATCTCCATAATATTTGCGAATAGCTTCAGCACAGGTTTTGAATGGAGATATCTTGTTCGGACGCACGAAAGATCCTGCACCAGGCTTTGAAGTCTTGAAGTACTGCACATCATCCACTGACCCGTCATGCTTGCCCCTAGCAGGGTCATCCCATTCTACACCGTACCACACCCCCTTGTAGCCCTGCACTTCGCCAATATACTTCACAGTACCAAAATCATCACCACACTTCACCCTACTACCAATATGAACGTTAAACTCATTTTCTTCTGTGCCATTATGGCTTTCCATGGAACCGTTGCAAAATTTTGGTATCAAGTTTACAGGCATTGCGCCCACCATTATTTTCGCGTTTTCAAAAAAGGAACCCTTCGCGAACACAAAAACAGGCCGTCTTGTtcccaaaaatttatttcacaacTGTCAAAGTGTCAACAAACATCCAAACAATGGCGCAATGTTGTCATACCTACTCAATCTAAAAAGGTCATCTACCTACGTCATTTTTTTCGTAAAACTATctctttattaaattcaatttttgtttaaactgtTGCTATGTGTTatattatgaatttttaacgctaaataagaaatatttattttattttagtattttcactTTAACAAATCAGTATGGTCAATGTTGCCATTATTAAGCAAAtaccttaataaaaatttctcaCAACCTCAAGAGATGGCGTTAGCAGTTATAAATTTGGTGATTGGTGGAGCGGAATATTAACCGACTAAATTGAAAACTCAAAAACAAGGACGAAACATAATAGACGTTCCAAATCGCACACAATACTACGCTATTCCGTTTACATACCAGAAGATTTTGATGATGAACATATTGTTACCGTAGacttaaataagaaatagtaAAGTTTAGACTGTGAATCGGAACGGTCTGTCTACGTTCGCCCCGGTCAATgatctatttattttcattcgtTGTCTCGGCGCGGTGCTTGCGGTGCTCGTGTCCTCTCACTCACAGCCTACTTTCCGAATTTGGGAAAAGGGACGAAATAGTGTTTTTTGACAAAAATGGCTACCCTACGAAGTGTCTCAGATGTGTACGCTAGTCGATAATACGGAAATGTCCGCTTATGTCTGTGAAAATATGCATTTTATAAGTGAAAAATTGTTGTGTGCTGTGCTTTAAATGCTAAGGATTGATCTCGAGAAAGGATACGGACGTCAAAATGAGGTAAGTACACTCGAGTTCATCGTACTAGCTTTGCTaagcaaaacaaataaataattactctTTTAATGGTGCACGCGTCGATCTATTTTTGTTCCgagattatttattgcatcGCTAAGCATCTGTTTTGCTCCCCATAGTGTTTTTACCGTCTGTAATAAACGTAAACATTA from Amyelois transitella isolate CPQ chromosome 27, ilAmyTran1.1, whole genome shotgun sequence harbors:
- the LOC106142124 gene encoding tubulin-specific chaperone E — translated: MVGAMPVNLIPKFCNGSMESHNGTEENEFNVHIGSRVKCGDDFGTVKYIGEVQGYKGVWYGVEWDDPARGKHDGSVDDVQYFKTSKPGAGSFVRPNKISPFKTCAEAIRKYYGDREDETVAAHRRTVINEWKREMGAPFIEMVGFEKIHQKQKFDRLQEVCVHDQNVSRAGDVSTLSPNVRSLDVSRNLFSNWREVIQLSAQLPNLSELDVSKNRMSIDMPEEALSQLSINFSNLQKLNISVCNYEWSDVCTLSHMFPKLNELIAAHNRIRKITPPAGLRTLTILRLDGNPIDTFEEVLNLGKMRNLKTLSLNDCVISDINFGNDISGEVDAFENLEVLFLNRNRIDNWRSISELNKLKSLKKLYFLRNPILDTDSYDNCSQLIIAKIGTLQELNGTVITREERRGAEYDYMKQYGAEWKMAQSDIAKKIAFDLEHCRFDELIQKYGIPEDSLLVKQPKITTLTSQLLEITLKDETGKSFKKKFPSTMIVQKLVILAQKFFGKGKNGIPKLYLIDEQMKGAEIWLDNLMKELSYFSIKNGDTIVVKFR